TGGTGCTTCCGGTTCCCGCCTGGGGCTGGGCAGCGCTTCGTGCGTTCCTCCAGTTCTGAGGCGGTGGACGCGCCCCTGATGGCGAAAGAGGTGTGCCTCTCGATCCCGTCGACGCCGGGGATGGAGCTCGCCGCGACCGCTCAGGCCGAGGCGCTCGGCGAGGCCATGCGGCTCAGTCGGGATAAGATCGACGAGGTCAAGTTCGCTCTGGTCGAGGCGTGCATCAACGCGTTCGAGCACGCCGGACAGAGCGCGGGTCACGTGGACCTGCGATTTCGCGTCTCGCGCCGGCCGGGAGGCTCCGAGATGCTGGAGGTCACGGTGGCGGATCGCGGGAAGGGATTCGACCCCGCGCGCGTCGAGCCGCCGGAGCTCGAGCGGAAGCTCGGGGGCGGCGGGAACAAGCGCGGGTGGGGACTGAAGTTCATCCAGAGCCTCATGGACGAGGTCGAGATCCGCTCGACCGCGAACGGGACGACGATCGTGATGCGGAAGTACAAATGAACGAATCGTGCCGCGTCGAAACCGTCCGCGACGGGGACCTCGCCGTCGTCCGGACCGACGGATACATCAACCGCGAGGGGGGCGAGGAGATCGAGCGCTGCATCCAGCTGCTGATCGACGGCGGGGTCTCCCGGATCGTCCTGAACCTCGAAAAGACGAAGATCGTGAACTCGATCGGAATTTCGATCCTGATCGAGGTGCTCGAGAAGATGATGGAGCGCAAGGGCGCACTCGCCTTCTGCCGCCTCACGCCGACGATCGACAAGACGTTCCGGATCATGGGGCTCGCCCAGTACGCCGGGATCCACGCCACCGAGGAGGAGGCCCGCTCCGCGCTTTCGGCGCCCGCATGACGCGCGCCGGAGACGGCGCGGCGGCCCTGGTCCCGCGGATCCGCGAGATCCTGACGGCGATCGGCGAGGATCCGGGCGACGAGGAGACGCTGCTCGCGAGGATCGGGGACGCCGTCGCGGCATCTCCGGAAGGCGGATCGACCGCGGCCTGGGTCGCCGCCCGGCTCCTGGGCCGGGTGCTGAAGGAAACCCGATTCGAGCTCAAGGAGCGGGTCCTCGAGCTCGAATCGCTCTACGACCTCGGGCTCTCGATCGGCGGGCAGCTCGACCTCGACCGGCTCGCCGACGAGATCCTCCTGCGGTCCATCTCGCTCACGAACTCCCGCTCGGGCGCGCTCCACCTGTTCGACGGCGACCGACCGATCCTCTCCCGTTCGTTCGGCGGGGCGCTGCTGTCGGGTGACGAGGCGATCCGTCTCGACCTCGGCGCGGAGGGGGCGATCAACAACGAGGCGGGCACGCTCCCCATCTCGGGGGTCTGGCTCTCCGAATGCCAGAAATGCCTCGTCGTGCCCATCCAGTCGGAAACCCGGCGGCTCGGGGTGCTCGCCGTCGCCGACAAGGAGACGCGCGACGGGACGATCCGGGACTTCTTTCCCTCCGACGCCCGGCTCCTCGCGCTCTTCGCCAGCCAGGCCGCGACGGCGATCGAGACCGCGCGGCTGCACCGCGAAGCGCTGGAGAAGGAGCGCATGGAACGGGAACTCGAGCTCGCGGCCGCGATCCAGCGGGAGATCCTCCCGCAGGAAGTCCCGGAGTTCCCCGGTCTCGAGCTCGCGGCCGAGAACCGTTCGACGCGGCAGGTCGGCGGCGACTACTACGACTTCTTTCCGCTCGCCGGCGATCGCTTCGCGTTCGTCGTGGCGGACGTGTCGGGGAAGGGCGTCCCGGCAGCGCTCCTCGTGTCGACGCTCGCCTCGGCGATCCACCTGCAGATCGAGGACGCGCGGACGCCCGTCGAGCTCGTCGAGCGCGTCCACCGGCATCTCCGCCGCTTCTCGCGTGCCCGGAAGTTCGCGACCCTGTTCCTGGGCGTGTTCCACACCCGGACGGGAGAGCTCCAGTACGTCTCCGCCGGGCACAACCCCGCGCTCCTCGCGCGCGCCGACGGCTCCCTCGAATGGCTGCCGGCGACCGGCCGCCCCGTCGGCATCTTCGCCGACTCGGTCTGGGAGGAGGCCCGGGCGACGATTCGCCCCGGCGACCGGCTCTGCGTCTACACGGACGGGATCACCGAAGCGCAGAATCCGATGCAGGAGGAATTCGGCACCGAACGCCTCGCCGCCTACTTTTCGCGCGTGGCCGGCCTTCCGGTCCGCGAAGCCGCCTCGAAGCTCTTCGGCGAGGTGCTGCTCTTCGCGGATGCCGCGCCCCAGTACGACGACCAGACGCTCCTGCTTCTCGCGCGCAGCGAGAAGGAGGCGTGACGGGCGGCGCGCGCCGGCGGGAATCCGCCGCGCTCCCGGCGAATCGTTGTAAATTCATCGGATGAGATTCGGCGCCGCCGCCGCGCTCGCCGTGATCGCGCTGGCGCGCGGAGGAGGGGGAGCGACGCTCTTCGAGAACGGCAAAGTCATCGCGGAGCCGGGCGCGCCCGCGGCGGAACTCTCGATTCTCGTCGAAGGCGGCCGCGTCGCCTTCGTGGGGCCGCCCGCCGAGGCTCGCCACCGCGCGCCCGGGGCCGTCCCGGTCGACCTCGCCGGAGCGTTCGTCTATCCCGGTTTCGCCGACGCGCACGGCCACCTCGCGGAGCTCGGCAAGTCTCTGGAGTCCGCGGACCTGAAGGGCCTCGGGTCGGCGGAGGCATGCGCGGAAAAGATGCGCGCGCGGGCCGTCCCCGCCGGAACGTGGGCGGAGGGGGACGGCTGGGATCAGAATCTCTGGACGCCGAAGGAATTCCCCGACGCCCGCACGCTCGACGCCGTGTTCCCGGACCGGCCGGCGTTCGCCCGGCGGATCGACGGGCATGCCGTCTGGGTCGACAGCGCGGCGATGCGCGCCGCGGGCATCACCCGGTCGACGCCCGACCCTCCCGGCGGAAGGATCGTGCGCCGGCCGGACGGCTCGCCCTCGGGCGTCTTCGTCGACAACGCCATGGACGTCGTGATGCGCGCGCGGCCGGAGCCGTCCGATGCCGACCTGCGGCGGGCGTTCACGGCGGCGCTCGCGTCCTGCGCTTCCCTCGGCCTGACGGAGGTCGGAGACGCCTCCGGCTACGGCGCGCGCGAGATCTCGGTCTTGCGCAGGATGGCGGAGGAAGGAGCGCTGCCGATCCGGGTGTACGCGACGATCGGCGCTTTCGATCCCGGCTTCGACGCGCTCCTCGCGGCGGGTCCGAGCATCGGCGAGATGCTCTCGGTGCGCGCGGTGAAGATCTACGCCGACGGGGCGCTCGGGAGCCGCGGAGCGGCGCTCCTCGCCGATTATTCGGACGACCCGGGCAACCGCGGCCTCGACGTGACGCCGCCGGCGCGGATCGCGGCGATCGCGAAAAGGTGCTTCGCGGCCGGTTTCCAGGTCTGGATCCATGCGATCGGGGATCGCGCGAACCGCACGGCGCTCGACGCCTTCGAGGCGGCCGAGAAGGCGGTCCCGGTGCGGGATCCGCGTCCGCGGATCGAGCACGCCCAGGTCGTCTCTCCCGAGGACCGGCCGCGGTTCGCCCGCCTCGGCGTGATCGCCTCGATCCAGCCGTCGTTCACGACGTCGGACATGCCGTGGGCCGAGGCCCGCCTGTCGGCCCGGCGGATCGGCGAGGCGTATGCGTGGCGAACTCTCGCGAAGGCGGGTGCCCGACTCGCGGGGGGAAGCGATTTCCCGGTCGAGTCGAACGACCCTCGGAAGGGAATATACGCCGCTGTCACCCGGGAGGACGCCGACGGCAAACCCGAGGGGGGATGGCGGCCGGAGGAAGATCTCTCCCGAA
The sequence above is a segment of the Thermoanaerobaculia bacterium genome. Coding sequences within it:
- a CDS encoding ATP-binding protein, whose product is MDAPLMAKEVCLSIPSTPGMELAATAQAEALGEAMRLSRDKIDEVKFALVEACINAFEHAGQSAGHVDLRFRVSRRPGGSEMLEVTVADRGKGFDPARVEPPELERKLGGGGNKRGWGLKFIQSLMDEVEIRSTANGTTIVMRKYK
- a CDS encoding STAS domain-containing protein; this translates as MNESCRVETVRDGDLAVVRTDGYINREGGEEIERCIQLLIDGGVSRIVLNLEKTKIVNSIGISILIEVLEKMMERKGALAFCRLTPTIDKTFRIMGLAQYAGIHATEEEARSALSAPA
- a CDS encoding SpoIIE family protein phosphatase, producing MTRAGDGAAALVPRIREILTAIGEDPGDEETLLARIGDAVAASPEGGSTAAWVAARLLGRVLKETRFELKERVLELESLYDLGLSIGGQLDLDRLADEILLRSISLTNSRSGALHLFDGDRPILSRSFGGALLSGDEAIRLDLGAEGAINNEAGTLPISGVWLSECQKCLVVPIQSETRRLGVLAVADKETRDGTIRDFFPSDARLLALFASQAATAIETARLHREALEKERMERELELAAAIQREILPQEVPEFPGLELAAENRSTRQVGGDYYDFFPLAGDRFAFVVADVSGKGVPAALLVSTLASAIHLQIEDARTPVELVERVHRHLRRFSRARKFATLFLGVFHTRTGELQYVSAGHNPALLARADGSLEWLPATGRPVGIFADSVWEEARATIRPGDRLCVYTDGITEAQNPMQEEFGTERLAAYFSRVAGLPVREAASKLFGEVLLFADAAPQYDDQTLLLLARSEKEA
- a CDS encoding amidohydrolase yields the protein MRFGAAAALAVIALARGGGGATLFENGKVIAEPGAPAAELSILVEGGRVAFVGPPAEARHRAPGAVPVDLAGAFVYPGFADAHGHLAELGKSLESADLKGLGSAEACAEKMRARAVPAGTWAEGDGWDQNLWTPKEFPDARTLDAVFPDRPAFARRIDGHAVWVDSAAMRAAGITRSTPDPPGGRIVRRPDGSPSGVFVDNAMDVVMRARPEPSDADLRRAFTAALASCASLGLTEVGDASGYGAREISVLRRMAEEGALPIRVYATIGAFDPGFDALLAAGPSIGEMLSVRAVKIYADGALGSRGAALLADYSDDPGNRGLDVTPPARIAAIAKRCFAAGFQVWIHAIGDRANRTALDAFEAAEKAVPVRDPRPRIEHAQVVSPEDRPRFARLGVIASIQPSFTTSDMPWAEARLSARRIGEAYAWRTLAKAGARLAGGSDFPVESNDPRKGIYAAVTREDADGKPEGGWRPEEDLSRTDAIALYTTGAAYAMFQEARRGSIAPGKDADFTVLDRDLRACRAGEILRARVLMTVVAGNVAHPRS